Proteins co-encoded in one Desulfitobacterium hafniense DCB-2 genomic window:
- a CDS encoding S-layer homology domain-containing protein — protein sequence MNKRLLSMFLTLCMIVSMLPVSAMAEEIHTTIGGSGEIISFAPLTETKKAVSLGTSIEDLELPETLTATVRTAMPADENSTQDSGSPETATPTTTTEPKWKETTGDIPVEWNSSDYDPNIEGEYAFTPVIVGYTVSAPLPELTVAVGEPVLDMRGIGLLSIEDTDVAAIDDTGYATLQEAVNAVAEGQTIKLLDDINLTATVETLSSSTKSFTLDLNGKTLRSSDKLNLLHRGSGTLTVTDSKGGGKIEHGSIWQAISNLNYGTIIVSDTEIITTSGDGRGIVNVAGTLVVSRSKVSGGTGIENSSGTVTISNSTITGTSSSGNAYGIYSIQKCTINISGSTISGEGNGSGLYGIRNTNGGTVNVSGSPSVIKGKSYAMHGVTPTLNGVIATASTDYDGGSAVAYDAGSIASYKYLKFEPAPVVNYDLWVGGVRVTSDNKDGITGAGITGTVIYDSDTNTLTLNGATINGAYEGTWIDSTTSAYYGIYADTALKIEMVGDSTIMGKNLANIASIGIYTGSTLNLSGSGSLYVSGGTGKFSVGIYSGGSITIEGGRVTAVGAAATQTSIGIASNGNITIHDGEVEALANTGASISWGMMATNAITINDGEVTASGKTGLHTNAAAGSVTISDGMVTANGSEVGIAGAVTVTGGTVTVKSDAKALNGSLTTSGYEGCIVTAGANKNGDGAGTYNAANLATYKYIKVESASTPPVLTEVGDRTALQSAITGATVDLDLKLSDSYIDTVGKLTIPGTCSYNITIDLNGRTLAGASVSAIEYLGSGTLTITDSAGGGMVTSNAMGTIYANGAGTVNLSGGTVRTAGSTESVAIWVGGNKTLNITSGTVIGIGYANYAIYSKNGTVNISGGTVSATGINGKAICGETGSAGQLNISGGTVSATWTGGIAIDHQNTTIQTGTTNIIIQGSSRAMTSPPTLVGGVQDGASTNYDGSGSVAYNAANIATYKYLKFGLDVISPVLSSGSVNRTSDTAATIDFTTDKAGTAYYLVVNSGVSAPTSMAVKAGTSLDSVSGTVTDKAATLTAGAKDIYVVVEDSAGNISTPLKISVAAYVAPDTTAPTVTSVTVPTNGTYLPGTYLDFTVNFSESVAVTGSPYISLTIGSNSRNAIYQSGSGTTALVFRYTVQADDSDSDGITVGVSLNASGGTIRDAAGNNANLALNSVGSTGGVLVNPPAPSITSQPSPQTVDEGQTATFSVTATGVGLSYRWQVNTGSGVSNISNGGVYSGAGTSTLTITGATAGMNGYQYRAVVEGTYLPAATSNWATLTVNAAPTYTITASPTSKDFGSLTIGYTAPAAQTVTITNTGNSSVTLTQPTSTNYTIGALSTTTLAANGTATFTITPKTGLAIGNHDETLTVSTDHGTNATVGLSFEVTTAPTYTIIADPVTKDFGSLTIGYSAPAAQTVTITNTGNSSVMLTQPTSTNYTIGALSTTTLAANGTATFTITPKTGLAIGNHDETLTVSTDHGTNATVGLSFEVTTAPTYTITADPVTKDFGSLTIGYSAPAAQTVTITNTGNSSVMLTQPTSTNYTIGTLSTTTLAANGTATFTVAPKAGLAVGNYNETLTVSTDHGTNATVELSFEVTAVPYTVTFNPNGGTVSEASRSVASGTAVGALPTPTRSGSYSFDGWYTAASGGTQISASTTVSANVTYYAHWTYTGGGGSGSGGGSSSNDNSSPVIVTPPAPDKPNSPTQGEIKVPGTVDGKGNVTVSIIDKTVTDAFNKALAEAKKNGTEQNGITVVLRVDTGNKTGSNVTVNLPKAVQDTIIAKKIVNTIVVVDNPDIRVGMDLATVQEINKQAKSDVNITATRTNSGKLTGEAKKAIGSRPVFDLKVNYGNGKAVSSFGAGSVSVTIPYTLGANEKAGNVQAVYVDSKGKVHWLVNSVYDSVEKVLRFSTDHFSIYGIGYKQANTAFTDIAGHWAKEDIEFVASRGLFGGTSETKFSPNTAMTRGMFVTALGRLANADVSGYAKSSFSDVQDDAYYMGYIEWASKNNIVNGVGNGKFAPDQSITREQMAVIMSNYAKTIGYTLPKVHIENIFTDNAKISTYAKEAVKQMQMAGVISGKNGNLYDPQGTATRAEVSAVLRRFVELAISSDTAQGWSMNDSGKWMYFKDGKPLTGKQDIDGATYTFDQYGVTADVPKNLRYTTYTVQKGDSFWSISRKLGCPMSELERLNNKSRFSLILPGEVLRVPEK from the coding sequence ATGAACAAACGACTACTAAGTATGTTTCTGACGCTGTGCATGATAGTGTCCATGCTGCCGGTTTCGGCAATGGCGGAAGAAATCCATACGACCATTGGCGGGAGCGGAGAAATTATCAGCTTTGCACCGCTGACAGAAACAAAAAAAGCGGTATCACTCGGAACATCCATTGAAGATTTGGAGTTGCCCGAAACGCTGACCGCCACGGTGCGGACGGCCATGCCTGCCGATGAAAATTCCACACAGGATTCCGGCAGCCCGGAAACGGCAACTCCCACAACGACCACCGAGCCTAAATGGAAAGAAACCACCGGGGATATTCCAGTGGAATGGAATTCGTCTGACTACGATCCGAACATCGAGGGCGAATATGCCTTTACGCCGGTGATCGTGGGCTATACGGTCAGCGCCCCGCTGCCGGAGCTTACCGTGGCGGTGGGTGAACCCGTACTTGATATGCGGGGAATCGGGCTGTTGTCGATTGAAGACACCGATGTTGCCGCAATCGACGACACAGGCTATGCCACCCTGCAAGAGGCTGTGAATGCCGTTGCAGAGGGGCAGACTATTAAGCTGCTGGATGACATCAACCTCACAGCTACTGTCGAAACCCTTTCTTCTTCGACTAAGAGCTTCACCCTTGACCTCAACGGCAAGACGCTGAGGTCCTCAGACAAGTTGAACCTCCTGCACCGTGGCAGCGGCACACTAACCGTTACCGATAGCAAAGGTGGCGGCAAGATAGAGCATGGCTCCATCTGGCAAGCCATTAGTAACCTGAACTACGGAACCATCATCGTATCTGATACCGAGATAATAACCACCAGCGGAGATGGACGTGGAATTGTCAACGTCGCTGGAACCCTCGTCGTTTCTCGCAGCAAGGTAAGCGGAGGTACCGGTATTGAAAACAGTTCCGGTACAGTGACTATTTCCAACAGTACAATAACGGGAACATCATCTTCCGGTAACGCTTATGGCATTTATAGCATACAAAAATGCACTATAAATATTTCCGGCAGCACAATATCGGGAGAAGGAAACGGCTCCGGTCTATACGGCATTAGAAATACAAACGGCGGCACAGTGAATGTTTCCGGAAGTCCCTCCGTCATCAAAGGCAAAAGCTATGCTATGCATGGTGTGACGCCGACGCTGAACGGCGTAATAGCCACGGCAAGCACCGACTACGATGGGGGCAGTGCAGTCGCTTATGACGCGGGGAGCATCGCAAGCTACAAATACTTAAAATTTGAGCCTGCCCCTGTTGTCAACTATGACCTATGGGTGGGCGGCGTGCGGGTTACCAGCGATAACAAAGATGGTATCACCGGCGCAGGTATTACTGGAACCGTCATCTATGACAGTGACACAAATACCCTCACACTAAACGGCGCTACTATCAACGGGGCCTATGAAGGGACATGGATTGACAGTACTACATCCGCCTATTACGGCATTTACGCCGACACCGCTTTGAAGATTGAGATGGTGGGAGACAGCACCATCATGGGCAAAAATCTGGCCAATATCGCCAGCATCGGCATCTATACCGGTAGCACGCTGAACCTCTCCGGTAGCGGCAGCTTGTACGTCAGCGGCGGCACAGGAAAATTTAGCGTCGGCATATACAGCGGGGGAAGTATCACAATTGAAGGCGGAAGGGTTACGGCTGTCGGCGCAGCAGCAACCCAGACCTCCATCGGCATAGCCTCTAATGGCAATATAACGATTCACGATGGAGAAGTAGAAGCGTTAGCGAACACTGGTGCAAGCATATCTTGGGGAATGATGGCAACCAACGCTATCACGATTAACGATGGCGAGGTAACTGCAAGCGGAAAAACAGGCTTGCACACAAATGCAGCAGCAGGCTCCGTCACAATCTCCGACGGCATGGTAACTGCAAATGGCTCTGAGGTAGGCATAGCCGGTGCGGTAACTGTCACAGGCGGCACGGTGACAGTCAAAAGTGATGCGAAGGCGCTGAACGGCAGCTTAACGACTTCGGGTTATGAGGGATGCATCGTTACTGCGGGAGCCAATAAAAACGGAGATGGTGCGGGTACGTATAATGCTGCGAACCTCGCAACCTATAAATATATCAAGGTGGAGTCTGCCTCCACACCGCCTGTGCTTACGGAAGTTGGCGACCGCACAGCTCTCCAGTCTGCCATAACCGGTGCGACAGTCGATTTGGATTTGAAGCTTTCCGACAGTTACATCGACACTGTTGGAAAACTCACTATTCCCGGCACTTGTAGCTACAACATCACCATTGACCTAAACGGCAGAACGCTTGCCGGCGCTTCTGTTTCTGCCATTGAATATTTGGGCAGCGGTACGCTGACCATTACCGACAGCGCGGGCGGCGGAATGGTGACCAGCAACGCAATGGGGACGATTTATGCCAACGGTGCCGGCACCGTGAACCTTTCCGGCGGCACAGTGCGAACGGCAGGGAGTACTGAAAGTGTTGCGATTTGGGTCGGCGGTAATAAAACCTTAAATATTACCAGCGGAACGGTGATTGGGATTGGGTATGCCAATTATGCTATATACAGCAAAAACGGAACCGTAAATATTTCTGGTGGAACGGTGAGCGCGACAGGGATTAATGGGAAAGCGATTTGTGGTGAAACCGGTTCCGCCGGCCAATTGAACATATCAGGGGGAACGGTGAGCGCGACGTGGACTGGCGGTATTGCGATTGACCACCAAAACACTACTATTCAAACCGGAACAACCAATATTATTATCCAAGGCTCCAGCAGAGCAATGACATCGCCGCCGACGCTGGTCGGCGGCGTGCAGGACGGGGCAAGCACTAATTACGATGGGAGCGGTTCGGTCGCCTACAACGCGGCGAATATCGCAACCTACAAATACTTAAAGTTTGGGCTTGACGTCATATCGCCTGTGCTTTCATCAGGGAGCGTAAACCGCACAAGCGACACAGCGGCTACAATCGACTTTACCACCGACAAGGCGGGTACAGCGTATTACCTTGTTGTGAACAGCGGCGTGTCCGCTCCAACGAGCATGGCGGTAAAAGCGGGTACTTCTCTCGATTCCGTAAGCGGAACAGTGACGGACAAAGCCGCTACGCTGACGGCGGGGGCAAAAGATATTTATGTGGTCGTGGAGGATTCGGCGGGTAATATCAGCACCCCGTTAAAAATATCGGTGGCGGCGTATGTCGCGCCAGACACCACGGCCCCCACGGTTACTTCGGTAACGGTGCCTACCAACGGAACTTATTTGCCCGGAACTTATTTGGACTTCACAGTAAATTTCAGTGAGAGTGTGGCTGTCACCGGCTCACCGTACATCTCGCTGACGATTGGTTCAAATTCCAGAAATGCAATTTATCAAAGCGGCAGCGGCACAACGGCGCTGGTCTTTCGTTATACGGTACAGGCGGACGACAGCGACAGCGACGGCATCACCGTCGGCGTGTCGTTAAACGCCAGCGGCGGCACCATCCGGGATGCCGCAGGAAACAATGCAAATTTGGCGCTGAACAGCGTGGGCAGCACGGGCGGCGTACTGGTGAATCCCCCGGCTCCTTCTATCACCAGCCAGCCATCCCCTCAAACGGTGGATGAGGGTCAGACGGCTACCTTCTCGGTTACGGCAACCGGAGTGGGTTTATCCTACCGGTGGCAGGTTAACACCGGCAGCGGCGTTTCCAACATTTCAAACGGTGGAGTATACAGCGGAGCTGGAACGTCGACATTGACCATCACCGGGGCAACAGCAGGGATGAACGGCTATCAATACCGCGCCGTTGTAGAAGGTACATACTTGCCTGCTGCTACCTCAAATTGGGCCACGCTAACGGTAAACGCCGCGCCTACCTACACCATCACAGCCAGTCCGACCAGCAAGGATTTTGGATCGCTGACAATCGGCTATACTGCCCCGGCAGCGCAGACCGTGACCATCACAAATACCGGAAACTCCAGCGTGACGCTGACCCAGCCGACCAGCACCAACTATACCATCGGTGCACTCAGTACCACCACACTGGCGGCAAACGGCACAGCCACCTTTACCATTACGCCGAAAACTGGTCTTGCAATAGGGAATCACGATGAAACCCTGACCGTAAGCACCGATCATGGCACCAACGCTACGGTGGGATTGAGTTTTGAAGTTACGACGGCTCCTACTTATACCATCATCGCTGACCCGGTAACCAAGGATTTTGGTTCTCTGACAATCGGCTACAGTGCCCCGGCAGCGCAGACCGTGACCATCACAAATACCGGAAACTCCAGCGTGATGCTGACCCAGCCGACCAGCACCAACTATACCATCGGTGCACTCAGTACCACCACACTGGCGGCAAACGGCACAGCCACCTTTACCATTACGCCGAAAACTGGTCTTGCAATAGGGAATCACGATGAAACCCTGACCGTAAGCACCGATCATGGCACCAACGCTACGGTGGGATTGAGTTTTGAAGTTACGACGGCTCCTACTTATACCATCACCGCTGACCCGGTAACCAAGGATTTTGGTTCTCTGACAATCGGCTACAGTGCCCCGGCAGCGCAGACCGTGACCATCACAAATACCGGAAACTCCAGCGTGATGCTGACCCAGCCGACCAGCACCAATTACACCATCGGCACACTCAGTACCACCACACTGGCGGCAAACGGCACGGCTACCTTTACCGTTGCACCGAAAGCTGGACTTGCAGTGGGTAATTATAATGAAACGCTGACCGTAAGCACCGATCATGGCACCAACGCTACGGTGGAATTGAGTTTTGAAGTGACGGCGGTTCCCTACACCGTCACCTTCAACCCGAACGGCGGCACGGTCAGTGAAGCTTCACGCTCGGTTGCATCTGGTACGGCGGTAGGGGCACTCCCGACACCGACACGCTCCGGCAGTTACAGCTTTGACGGCTGGTATACGGCGGCAAGCGGTGGAACTCAAATCTCCGCAAGCACAACCGTCAGTGCAAATGTGACCTACTATGCCCATTGGACTTACACCGGCGGCGGTGGCTCTGGAAGTGGCGGCGGCAGCTCCTCAAACGACAACAGCAGCCCTGTCATCGTCACCCCACCCGCACCGGATAAGCCGAATTCACCCACTCAGGGAGAAATCAAGGTTCCCGGCACAGTGGACGGCAAGGGCAATGTCACAGTGAGCATCATTGACAAAACTGTGACTGACGCTTTTAACAAGGCATTGGCTGAGGCCAAGAAAAACGGCACGGAGCAAAATGGCATCACGGTGGTTCTCCGTGTGGATACCGGCAACAAAACCGGCTCCAATGTTACGGTCAATCTGCCAAAGGCCGTGCAGGATACCATCATTGCAAAGAAAATCGTCAACACCATTGTGGTGGTAGACAACCCCGACATCAGAGTCGGTATGGATTTGGCGACCGTACAGGAAATCAATAAGCAGGCAAAATCTGATGTAAATATCACCGCCACCCGCACGAACAGCGGCAAACTAACAGGCGAGGCGAAAAAGGCAATTGGCAGCCGTCCGGTATTTGACCTCAAGGTGAACTACGGCAACGGCAAGGCGGTCAGCAGCTTCGGCGCAGGCAGCGTATCGGTAACCATCCCCTATACCCTCGGCGCAAATGAAAAGGCAGGGAATGTGCAGGCTGTGTATGTGGACAGCAAGGGTAAGGTGCATTGGCTGGTAAACTCGGTCTATGACAGTGTGGAAAAGGTACTGCGCTTCAGCACCGATCATTTTTCCATCTACGGCATCGGCTATAAACAGGCCAACACCGCATTTACTGACATTGCAGGCCATTGGGCAAAGGAAGATATTGAGTTTGTGGCAAGCCGTGGGCTGTTCGGCGGAACTTCTGAAACCAAGTTCAGCCCGAACACCGCCATGACAAGAGGAATGTTCGTCACGGCGCTGGGGAGGCTTGCAAACGCCGATGTGAGCGGTTACGCAAAGAGCAGCTTCAGCGATGTGCAAGACGACGCCTACTATATGGGCTACATTGAGTGGGCAAGCAAAAATAACATTGTAAACGGGGTTGGCAATGGAAAGTTTGCCCCGGATCAGTCCATCACCCGTGAGCAGATGGCGGTCATTATGAGCAATTATGCCAAGACCATCGGTTATACTCTGCCGAAGGTTCATATCGAAAATATCTTTACAGATAACGCTAAAATCAGTACCTACGCCAAGGAAGCCGTGAAGCAGATGCAAATGGCAGGCGTGATCAGCGGCAAAAACGGCAATCTCTATGACCCGCAGGGTACGGCCACAAGAGCCGAGGTGTCCGCTGTTCTGCGCCGCTTTGTGGAGCTGGCAATTTCCAGCGACACAGCGCAGGGCTGGTCCATGAACGATTCCGGCAAATGGATGTACTTCAAGGACGGCAAGCCCCTCACTGGCAAGCAGGACATCGACGGGGCGACCTATACCTTTGACCAGTACGGTGTGACAGCGGATGTGCCGAAGAATTTGCGGTACACCACCTACACCGTGCAAAAGGGCGATAGCTTCTGGAGCATATCCCGCAAGCTGGGCTGCCCCATGAGCGAGCTGGAACGACTGAACAACAAAAGCCGGTTTTCTCTTATTCTCCCCGGCGAGGTGCTGAGAGTACCGGAGAAGTAA
- a CDS encoding sigma-70 family RNA polymerase sigma factor, with protein MAEKKEYRIKVQGQLVPVSEEVYLTYHRMKRREIYLEERDTTNGVFYYSALDTEGTNGEDVIPDLVSPRVEDAAVDKLLAEKLHRCLAQLTKEEQELIFTLFFQNKSERQLAAETGIPQKTINDRRHRILVKLKKLMKI; from the coding sequence ATGGCAGAGAAAAAAGAATATCGAATCAAGGTGCAGGGGCAGCTCGTCCCTGTCAGCGAAGAAGTCTATTTGACCTATCACCGCATGAAGCGCCGCGAAATTTATCTGGAGGAAAGGGATACGACAAACGGCGTGTTTTATTACAGCGCCCTGGATACGGAGGGAACCAATGGTGAGGATGTAATTCCCGACCTTGTTTCTCCCCGTGTGGAGGATGCCGCGGTGGACAAGCTGTTGGCAGAAAAGCTCCATCGGTGTCTTGCCCAGCTCACCAAAGAAGAACAGGAGCTAATTTTTACTTTGTTTTTTCAGAATAAAAGTGAGCGTCAACTCGCTGCGGAAACCGGCATTCCACAGAAAACCATCAATGACCGGCGGCACAGAATTCTGGTCAAACTAAAAAAACTTATGAAAATTTAA
- a CDS encoding type II toxin-antitoxin system PemK/MazF family toxin, translating to MDTIKQEISRGDIFYADLNPVVGSEQGGIRPVLILQNDIGNRHSPTTIVCAITGRPKKPLPTHAAITGAGRLSRESFALLEQIRTIDRSRFRGFIGRLDEQEMEEINQALSISVGLSPAIFLFGRETP from the coding sequence TTGGACACAATAAAGCAAGAGATCAGCCGCGGCGATATTTTCTACGCCGATTTAAACCCCGTTGTGGGCAGCGAGCAAGGAGGCATCCGCCCCGTACTTATCCTGCAAAACGACATAGGAAACCGCCACAGCCCCACCACCATCGTCTGCGCCATTACCGGCAGGCCGAAAAAGCCCTTGCCCACCCATGCGGCCATTACCGGAGCCGGAAGACTGTCCAGGGAGTCCTTTGCACTTCTGGAGCAGATACGCACCATTGACCGATCCCGGTTTCGGGGCTTTATCGGCAGGCTGGACGAGCAGGAGATGGAAGAAATCAACCAGGCACTTTCTATCAGCGTCGGACTGAGTCCGGCGATTTTTTTATTTGGGAGGGAAACGCCATGA
- a CDS encoding recombinase family protein has translation MLNTNLASAEPPKITVISAKSQEIAKLRVAAYARVSSDSDDQQNSYIAQVDYYTKNIATHEGWELADIYADEGITGLVASKRDDFNRMIQDCRDGKIDRVLVKSISRFARNTKEYIQYVRELLRLGISIHFEKENIDTGKMTSEQIATIYGAFSQMESQNHSNNMRISVRMRMEKGTYISPSTPYGYKLEERALVIIPEQAEVVRRIFTAYLSGQGKEDIANELNRMGIPRTKDRKMWYSTTIGYILTNISYTGDMVWQKSFATNDIPFRQVRNKGEKPKYFVENCHEPIVSQDEFQRVQALLETRRLQIAGTVSSALLKKKLHCGNCGTLFRRKIVNEKVYWACRRHDSHKDLCPISQVPEEQIITAILRMYHKLKRHREQILSPLLSQLTELREKELRSNRKINDIDKEIAQLTEQNLVLVRLKSKGYVDSALYLSQTGDIDFKLRELRRLRRRIMETTGEDGQIKATETMLDYLESSPEHLGELTEELFETLVENITISSETEMNLTLYNGLTLKETMERTVR, from the coding sequence ATGTTAAACACCAATTTAGCATCGGCGGAACCGCCGAAAATCACTGTTATATCAGCAAAATCGCAAGAAATCGCAAAGCTTCGCGTGGCGGCATACGCCCGTGTGAGCAGCGACTCGGATGACCAGCAGAACTCCTACATCGCACAGGTGGACTACTACACCAAAAACATTGCCACCCATGAGGGCTGGGAGCTGGCGGACATCTACGCTGACGAAGGAATCACCGGCCTTGTGGCAAGCAAACGGGACGATTTCAACCGCATGATACAGGACTGCCGGGACGGAAAAATCGACCGCGTCCTCGTTAAATCCATATCCCGCTTTGCGAGGAACACCAAGGAGTACATCCAGTATGTGAGAGAACTCCTCCGGCTGGGCATCTCCATCCACTTTGAAAAGGAAAACATCGACACCGGCAAGATGACGTCGGAGCAGATCGCCACCATCTACGGCGCCTTTTCGCAGATGGAATCGCAAAACCACTCCAACAATATGCGGATCAGTGTCCGCATGCGAATGGAAAAGGGTACCTACATTTCGCCTTCAACCCCCTACGGCTATAAGCTGGAGGAACGCGCCCTGGTGATCATCCCTGAGCAGGCCGAGGTGGTGCGCCGCATTTTCACCGCCTATCTGAGCGGTCAGGGCAAGGAAGATATCGCAAACGAGCTGAACCGGATGGGCATCCCACGCACGAAAGACCGAAAGATGTGGTATTCAACCACGATAGGGTATATCCTGACCAATATCTCCTACACCGGGGATATGGTCTGGCAAAAGAGCTTCGCCACCAACGACATCCCCTTCCGGCAGGTGCGGAATAAAGGTGAGAAGCCCAAATACTTCGTGGAGAACTGCCATGAACCGATTGTCTCCCAGGATGAATTCCAGCGGGTGCAGGCACTTCTGGAAACCCGCAGGTTGCAGATAGCGGGCACGGTTTCCTCCGCACTGCTGAAAAAGAAACTCCACTGCGGAAACTGCGGTACCCTATTCCGAAGGAAAATCGTCAATGAAAAGGTCTACTGGGCTTGCCGGAGGCATGACAGCCATAAAGACCTTTGCCCGATTTCTCAGGTACCGGAGGAACAGATTATCACGGCAATCCTCCGAATGTACCACAAGCTGAAACGGCACCGTGAGCAAATCCTGTCGCCGCTCCTAAGTCAGCTCACTGAGCTGAGAGAAAAGGAACTCCGCTCCAACCGCAAGATAAACGACATAGACAAGGAAATAGCGCAGTTAACCGAGCAGAATCTCGTTCTTGTTCGACTCAAGTCGAAGGGATACGTAGATTCTGCTCTTTATTTATCCCAAACCGGCGATATCGACTTCAAGCTGCGGGAACTGCGCCGTCTGCGCCGCCGCATCATGGAAACTACCGGCGAGGATGGGCAGATCAAGGCCACGGAAACAATGCTGGATTATCTGGAGTCCAGCCCTGAGCACTTAGGGGAGCTCACTGAGGAATTGTTTGAAACGCTGGTGGAGAACATCACAATCTCCTCGGAAACCGAGATGAACCTCACCCTATACAACGGGCTCACCCTGAAGGAAACCATGGAAAGGACGGTGCGGTAG
- a CDS encoding recombinase family protein, translated as MTWQRKIPFGYMMKNGEILCCPTESATVKEIFRLYSEGMAYSKIADEMMLRGIAYHKHTDQWNKHMVKRILENERYLGEKEYPPIIESETFMRVQLIRGDKNTYTPCPEYIKPIREKAVCGVCGGKMARDTRASSKVRWYCQTEGCANRRYIEDEDTHTALTGRLNALAQKPDLFVWPFPKQAGELTLDAARIQNEVIRELNKAEPGVEYTKMLILACAAEKYSGLPDYTPYHQMQILRERITERPMDDELRNEILQTAVQEIRFTEVGLELRLINGETLEANGKEIGRCLRQQQGK; from the coding sequence ATGACATGGCAGAGAAAAATCCCCTTCGGCTATATGATGAAAAACGGTGAAATCCTGTGCTGCCCCACGGAGTCGGCAACCGTCAAAGAGATTTTCAGGCTTTACTCCGAGGGGATGGCCTACAGCAAGATTGCCGATGAGATGATGCTCCGGGGCATCGCCTATCACAAGCACACCGACCAGTGGAATAAGCACATGGTCAAGCGCATCCTCGAAAATGAACGCTACCTCGGAGAAAAAGAATACCCGCCGATCATCGAATCGGAAACCTTTATGCGTGTCCAGCTTATCAGGGGAGATAAAAATACCTATACTCCTTGCCCGGAGTACATCAAGCCCATCCGTGAAAAGGCGGTCTGCGGTGTGTGCGGCGGGAAGATGGCCAGGGACACAAGAGCATCCAGCAAGGTTCGCTGGTACTGCCAGACGGAAGGCTGTGCCAACCGCCGCTACATAGAGGACGAGGACACCCACACCGCCCTGACAGGACGACTGAACGCACTGGCTCAGAAACCCGACCTCTTTGTCTGGCCCTTCCCAAAGCAGGCCGGAGAGCTGACGCTGGATGCAGCCCGCATCCAGAATGAGGTGATCCGAGAGCTGAACAAAGCGGAGCCGGGTGTAGAATACACCAAAATGCTGATACTGGCCTGCGCCGCCGAAAAGTACAGCGGACTGCCCGATTATACTCCTTATCACCAAATGCAGATACTGCGGGAGAGAATCACAGAGCGCCCGATGGACGATGAGCTCCGCAATGAAATCCTCCAAACCGCCGTACAGGAAATCCGGTTTACAGAGGTTGGCTTGGAGCTGCGACTCATCAACGGAGAAACCCTTGAAGCGAATGGAAAGGAGATTGGACGATGCCTGCGACAGCAACAAGGAAAGTAA